From Verrucomicrobiia bacterium, one genomic window encodes:
- a CDS encoding radical SAM protein — protein MAATPGRLLKCTRSRCPVCQAACPAEVWLLGAAPAKVFLRRFCAQHGEASVCIASDARFYWVARGKPENAERLGESPTLKTAPFKKQACCAATGCASGTLGQNADGRGEGPFEKLSTCLALIEVVQSCNLSCPTCYADSPNGAANQVTAIPLAELQTRIQGVIERKGGIEILQLSGGEPTLHPQFFELVEWVQNHPQIGYLLLNTNGVRIATDERFANQLGLAARHGRLQVYLQFDGVQEQGQRLLRGGDLRSLRQRAIERCGQMKLPLTLAMTVTPMTLGWLWDAIEFGLQHSHIRGICFQPLFRSGRLPVQPGERLNTADIILSAVDQSKGRLRFEDFTPLPCGDPNCATIGYLLRANGRTYSVSDFIDFSQVQGFLRDKVRYRLEDLVRCGCESEPLGKLLKQFEMDASNTFRILIKPFMDAWTWDEDRIDRCCTHVIRPDGKLDSFCRYYSGFADMRAAP, from the coding sequence ATGGCGGCCACCCCTGGCCGCTTGCTTAAATGCACCCGCAGCCGTTGCCCGGTGTGCCAGGCTGCCTGCCCTGCCGAGGTTTGGTTGCTGGGCGCTGCCCCGGCAAAAGTCTTTCTCCGGCGCTTTTGCGCCCAGCACGGTGAGGCCTCCGTTTGCATTGCGTCGGACGCGCGCTTTTACTGGGTCGCGCGCGGGAAGCCAGAAAATGCGGAACGATTGGGGGAATCTCCCACCCTGAAAACCGCGCCGTTTAAGAAGCAGGCCTGCTGCGCCGCCACCGGGTGCGCCTCCGGCACGCTGGGGCAGAATGCCGACGGACGCGGCGAAGGCCCCTTCGAGAAACTCTCCACCTGTCTGGCACTCATCGAGGTAGTTCAATCCTGCAACTTATCCTGTCCGACCTGCTACGCCGACTCACCAAACGGCGCGGCCAACCAGGTGACAGCAATCCCGCTTGCGGAGCTACAGACCAGAATCCAGGGGGTCATCGAGCGCAAAGGAGGCATCGAGATTCTGCAGCTTTCAGGAGGCGAGCCGACATTGCATCCCCAGTTTTTTGAGCTCGTTGAATGGGTCCAAAACCACCCCCAAATCGGCTACCTGCTGCTCAATACCAACGGAGTGCGCATTGCAACGGATGAACGATTTGCAAATCAATTGGGCCTGGCAGCTCGACACGGGCGGCTGCAAGTTTATCTCCAGTTCGATGGGGTTCAGGAGCAAGGGCAGCGCCTTTTGAGAGGAGGGGACCTGCGCTCGCTGCGCCAACGGGCTATCGAGCGCTGCGGCCAGATGAAGCTGCCTTTGACACTGGCAATGACGGTGACCCCGATGACCTTGGGCTGGCTTTGGGATGCAATTGAGTTTGGATTACAGCACTCGCACATTCGCGGCATCTGTTTCCAACCACTCTTCCGTTCGGGCCGCCTGCCTGTGCAGCCCGGAGAACGGCTGAACACAGCCGATATCATTTTGTCAGCGGTGGACCAGTCTAAAGGCCGGCTGCGTTTTGAAGATTTCACGCCTCTGCCTTGCGGCGATCCGAATTGCGCCACTATTGGTTACCTCCTGAGAGCAAACGGTCGCACCTATTCTGTGAGCGACTTCATCGATTTCTCACAGGTGCAGGGTTTCCTGAGGGACAAGGTTCGCTACAGACTTGAGGACCTGGTCCGCTGCGGCTGCGAGTCAGAACCGCTGGGCAAATTGTTAAAGCAGTTCGAGATGGACGCATCGAACACCTTCAGGATTCTGATCAAGCCTTTCATGGATGCCTGGACCTGGGACGAGGACCGCATTGACCGGTGCTGCACGCACGTGATTCGACCTGATGGCAAGCTCGATTCATTCTGCAGGTATTACTCCGGTTTCGCCGATATGAGAGCGGCGCCATGA
- a CDS encoding prolipoprotein diacylglyceryl transferase family protein, protein MMLAPYGWLTLGGLAGSLALWRRMARRDPRLLTIYLAALAGALLGAKVVYFLAEGYLHLGAPDMWRQLATGKSILGGLLGGYAAVEAVKRFLGFPGMTGDLFALIVPAGVLVGRIGCWTSGCCQGIACQPAWFTVQDASGQTRWPAVPVEMLFNLLALVIILWLRRTKRLPGQHFHIYLIGYGAFRFLHEFLREEPRVLGPFTGYQIAALAVLTLGAARFISRSHREHDKMSAEEL, encoded by the coding sequence ATGATGCTGGCCCCTTATGGCTGGCTGACCCTGGGCGGCCTGGCGGGGAGCCTGGCTTTGTGGCGTCGCATGGCTCGACGCGACCCGCGGTTGCTCACCATTTACCTGGCGGCGTTGGCCGGGGCATTGCTCGGGGCCAAAGTAGTGTATTTCCTTGCGGAGGGATACCTGCACTTAGGCGCGCCGGACATGTGGCGGCAACTGGCAACCGGCAAGAGCATCCTGGGGGGATTGCTGGGCGGCTACGCTGCCGTCGAGGCGGTAAAACGGTTTCTGGGATTTCCCGGCATGACTGGAGACCTGTTTGCGCTGATCGTGCCGGCCGGTGTCCTGGTGGGCCGTATCGGATGTTGGACGAGCGGTTGCTGTCAGGGAATCGCGTGCCAGCCCGCCTGGTTCACCGTGCAGGACGCATCAGGACAAACGCGATGGCCTGCTGTTCCCGTGGAAATGCTCTTTAACCTTCTGGCGTTGGTTATCATTCTTTGGCTGCGTCGGACAAAGCGCCTGCCAGGTCAGCACTTTCATATTTACCTGATCGGGTACGGTGCTTTCCGTTTCCTGCACGAATTCCTCCGTGAGGAGCCGCGGGTATTGGGCCCGTTCACCGGCTACCAAATCGCAGCCCTCGCGGTCCTGACGCTGGGCGCCGCTCGCTTCATTTCAAGGTCGCACAGGGAACACGACAAAATGAGCGCGGAGGAGCTTTGA
- a CDS encoding twin-arginine translocase TatA/TatE family subunit → MQAIAETGVLLGLFNLGGRELILCLALVVIVVGARKLPELSRGLGRGIFEFRDSARRVTEEIDEEASEAGRAVGGIYGKAAAQAIAPDNQVAELYDPAVFRKITQPRKRPNFVIRRLLSLREMTRRVLRAIRGVGR, encoded by the coding sequence ATGCAGGCCATCGCTGAAACTGGGGTGCTGCTGGGCTTATTCAACCTTGGAGGAAGGGAACTAATCCTCTGCCTCGCCTTGGTTGTCATCGTAGTTGGCGCCAGGAAGTTGCCAGAGCTTAGCCGAGGGCTGGGGCGGGGGATTTTCGAGTTTCGTGATTCAGCCCGGCGGGTGACAGAGGAAATCGATGAGGAGGCGAGCGAGGCGGGACGAGCGGTAGGAGGAATTTACGGGAAAGCGGCGGCCCAAGCGATAGCACCAGATAATCAGGTAGCGGAACTATATGATCCCGCAGTGTTTCGGAAAATAACCCAACCACGCAAACGCCCTAATTTTGTGATAAGGAGACTCCTCAGTCTCCGCGAAATGACGCGCCGGGTGCTGCGAGCAATTCGCGGCGTGGGGAGATAA